aaaagttGCTATATTACTTTGattcttaaatattctaaagagttataatatataaaatatatatattttataaaaaaaaaataataaataaacattttaacttatatcaatataaatttaacatttttaacctACTCACACCGTCATATGTAATTTGTGGTTGTGATTTCTGATTTTTAATCTAATcttcaatagttatttatatttctggtTCAGGCATCACAaagatatattgaaaaaaaaatattttcaaacattctCACAGAAATCACACAAATAATTGCTAtaaaaagaatgtttttaacagtgaaaaatataaaaaagtacttCATAAGGTATAATTTGTCAGGCAGTCATAATACAAAAGGTGTTAATGTTTAAGTGAGAATTATAAGTATGCTTCAAGCATTTAAGGCTTACCAAATAAGTATGAGTGCACGTAgaagaatattattagatGGTAGGTTTATCTTTTTCCTCTATTGGAGATGAAGTCGCTAGAGAGAGATAGACGCTGTCTGGGTAGAGGTCGCCTCGTATCCTTATAGCTTTCACACCATTGGGGGATCCCCGGAAATCGAGTTCTCCAATGAGAATGTCGTCGGCGTACACAGACCATACTATACCGCCACGGACGATTCGAAATGTCGtctgtgaaatatttattactatacatTGGAATcagtacaattaattttttatatgacggggttaaatatgaaataaaatacaaagacacttttttgtgtaatatttttgttatatttaaaggaaattttatatatttttaactgtaacactaatatttctttatgttctgtgttatatttttttaaacaccaaGAGTGAACAATGGATGGTCCCTATCTGTATCTTGTTGTAGTGGGTTTTTGCTAGAAGTTGTCTGATGTAATTGCGGTTTctgtataagttatattatgagatcactgattataatatattaaagtaaatataatttagtatcaataaagtaaatattttatgatggaaggatattttattaaatgtatgtttaataatgacacctaaatcaaattaatttataaatacaataattaattttcatttttttatatctttcgAGATGGAGGTTGACTGTAAGCAACTGTACGCGCTGcagagtgagtgagtgagtgagtgaatGAGTAACTAACCTCAGTACCAGGAATCAGTTTAGCCGTTCTCTGTCTCCTCTCCTGTCCCCACGCACCAAGCCACGCGTTCAATACGACTAGCTGCCTGGACATCTGTGATTGCACATGAGCTCGGACGTTCACATGAAGGAGTATGTTCCCACGTGGCCATTCGCGAGCTACATCCAACAAGTCTATAGTGAACGAGTGTAGCATTGGACGTAGTCTGGAAATATTACGTTTGTTGTTAGCAGATAATTCATAAtgcttcaatttaaattttctctttaactatatctatatatacagTCTAGGAACGTATACCTACTATAAAATTACGTGTAAAGAAACATTTACGGAGGACTtcaagtacaaaaaaaaaaaaattcgacgTATATGagatttagatataaaataaaaaaatattgtttaccaATAAACGTGCTACATTAAttttcttgatattttttttgggaaaaatatgttttattgttacaatacCGTCCGCGTATAACGATTTGGTGTCCCTCTGGGATTCCGTCAGCAATAGTCGCTATGACATTTGGATGCCATTTCGGTTCGTCTTCTATGGTGTCATTTGAGTCAGATTTTATTGGTACctgtgaataatataatattttattatatccttGAGAACTCAagatagatattaaattatggaaGCATAGACTTTTCTggacaacaaaatatttaagtccTTTAGTATACAAGCTACTAATTTTGTATAGTGTTTTTGTACATTcctatcaatatttttttgaaatataggacaaacaaatatttaattcgtataaaaatttcatataaaaattgagatctaagacttacACCATAGAAAATTACAGCTGTCAAGTAGCGATTCTCTACAAAAGTAACATTAAATGTTGCATTGTAAAATACACTCTATACTTATGCTATTAAGCCTTAAGCCTTAAGTTTTTGGTTACTGctttttcgatttttttagttaaagatcaattaaattattaaggttaggtgttttaaatatggccttcatccgtgcaataCCAActatttaaacagaaaatatattttaacgaagACATTAAGCTCACTGCTAGTGGAGGCGGCGATAGAGTTGGGTATATGTCAGTTTTCTGTATTTTCAAGGCAGCGTCTCGTATTCCTGTCACTTGAACCCACGTGGCGTTCAGTGGGCTCGGATTTCTGTGGGCGTAACTGCAGTAATGCTCGCCATCAATGGCCCATAAAGCCTCCTTTTCGTCTATTAGAACCTCAATCGTAAACGGACGGTCTATTTTAAAGGGGAACGACctataatgtaaatgtatttcagTCTTGATAAGATGAAAAaccgattattttttttccacacAGTATAAGCCAGGGCTGTATAGATAAGATTATGTTTCTTGGATCTAGTAGCAGATAgaaattttttactaaatcatattttacacTAGGTGATGCCTGCGATTTCGTTCGCGTTATTTATTGCACATAGAAGCTTTCGTATTTGCAAGAAAACACACATCAATTAATTATGGTGTGTTGTTTCTAAATAcgattattatctatatatcacAACGTCTTATAGATAAATGTCTAGGGAATAAAATTCAGCATATCAAAATCCATAAACGTAGTAGATTTTTGTCATGAACTCCGCACTACAAAcctctgttattttatttatataaatactgcTCTTGTTATATTCTAGagcaatttttgttttactttaatacGCAAGAGCTATTAACTTTACGTCAATGTgtcaaaaagatattataggtataaaataatctcCGCACACACGGAGACTAGCGCCTATCCAAATGTCCTCCTTTACCTATATGCCGTGGTTTCTTCCATACCCCATTTGTCATGCCTCTTTGTATTTCGCACCACGTAACACTGTGGCAGTCGTACATTGAAATGAATCGCTATATCGCTTCGAGACGGGTCCCCACAACCTATGTTTACTGCGAAcctgaaaatgtttttttgttatcaaaaacaaaaataatcgatatagattttttttatattaaaatttccattCATTATAGGGATCAATATTGTcgatcttttatttattcacatcACTATCATTGGTGTTATCTCTATGATTATCTTATAGGTATTAATAATAGACaacattgttgttttttttacacttattTTATTCCGACTGTCGCAAGTGCGAACCTGTATCGTGTCTATggtatcatttaatattagcaAAATAATAGTCTAtagtgtttaataataaaaatgtcatcaTTGCAtgtacatatttcattttttagcAGCATCTCAACTTACCATGGCAGATCGTCGCTAGGAGTTCCAGTACAAATAATATGAGATCCAATAGAGAGCGGTTCCGTTAGATTCTGCGTGAACTTGACATCCCGAGCTTCTGATAACTGATTCTGGAAacgaaatatacatatttttgtgataTCTAACAAAAGATCTATTTATCATCACCTGTAGGAATTTATTGATCAAGACATTTCCTTTGATATTTTCATCaactttacattattatagtatcagcaataatttttttgtacattcattaatattattcagacTGAACGTTAATTACAACTATAAAACACTGATAGTCAAAAAACAGACCCTTACTTGTGTATTAAGGGACAACTCAACAGTAAGTATTAGTACACACTATTCAAGATTAATTACATACGATTAagaaaacaacattttaaatattttgttttatatcaaacaagaAATTCTCAGTaatggtatttaatattttggagTAAAGCGTACTATTGCATAGAAGGtggtaacaaaattatttaataatctacTCGTggtacaaaattattgttccGTTACttgattaacatttaattagcAGTCTGATACTCGAGAAAAACCTACTGTTTGCATCGTTATGCAATTTGATGCTGATATTTATAGttggttttaattttgtcatatacattcattttaaaatatatttttaaagtcataTTTGTAGGAGTAGGTGAAGACGATCAGGACGAGAGTCCGACATAACTCCTCTTTCTTCCTCCCCAAGCAAGAGAGTATGCATTAAGCATTTCCCCAcgagacaaaaaaaaaggagTAGGTGAAAAATTGAAACGTTTAGGCTTACTTTCATGTTATGTGATCAATGATAAGTAATTATACCATTTTctgtctttattaatattataggaCTACAATCCGAAATCCCATATACCATATTGcaagaaatttatttgttgggaataatattttgtcgtGGGGAACAGTACGCTTAGCTCATGTACACATCCTTACACTTCATATATTAAcagtttttctttatacattttcgCAAACCCGTGTGTACTCTAGCGTATGCAGTGTGCTGATTAATATACTGTGACACCTACAAGATACAGGACTTTAAGCcttaggtatatatattatagtattcaCCTTTCATACAGTTTTACGTTGAACCTTTCcttgaaataaatgtctttgatATTATAAGCTAACATCTTTGTTTGAAGGTAAGGTATTTTTGACGTCACGCTATCACAATTTAGCGTTTTGTTAGTAGAATGTcagatacattttatttatgttaaagagaaatcatgaaaatatatcgatacataaatacatgtaacaaattattttacatataatcatGTTTGAAATTATCTATAATCTGTAGACATATTCTGATTTCTAATAGACGCAAATTCTATAGTaaccatttataattttatgcaaCCGTTTATGGCATAACAATGGTGAGGataaaattgactttttatttattctagtAAGGTATGAGCTAAACTGAAGACGGTAAAGAATGAATCATTTCAGTGATGTCACGAGGAAGCTTGCTTATTATAATTGGTGCCAGGGTTAAGTGTGCTCCTGCCCTAAGACTAATGATGTCATTTAAGGCCACATAATTCGATTGGGCCATAAAtgataaactaaattaaaggCAAAGTTCAACTCTGAGGTAATTGATGGCCCAAAATTTACGGAgggaaagaaaaataagacggtgatagtatttttaatgcgCAAAGTATCATCtcgagaaaaaaatactttatagacGTTGTCGGTGAAAAAAGGTATATGTAATAACTACCTAGTGAACTTGTAAACTAAGTAATTtgcattattatgtttaacaaTTAGCATGATTAGCGTAAGCATTCTTGAGAACTCAGATTTTCACTGctttatacacacacacacaaatatatatatatgtgtgtgcaAAGACTACACGGCTAATGAATACAGAAATCTTTTTTAGTCGTCATATTCAAATTGTTAATAGTCAAGAAATAACTAACGAacgattttaaaatcaatgtaaGAGAGATATTGaatcattttctttatattatttatttttacataacacGATGGAACTCTTGCAGCCTACAATTGTTCAGTTGAACCTTAATTACAATAAGCTCTAATTAGTGGCCTTACGGCTTACCATAACTTCGCATCGTCACAAATAAatcttagtaataaataaatcttcattTTACGTAggtttaatcattaaaaaaactggAAATTCTTCGTATTCGCAATACgagttttcaataaatatcttcCAGTCCAATCCTTTCGattggaaaatatttcatcgtccatgaaataattttgtcaatacaaatacatatcttgaaTGCGAAAACGTATCGTAATACACGTGgaaggatattaaaaaaacatgcttTACGTTCATCTTATTCTTCTGCTATAAAATTACCTACGTATTATGAAACGAGATATTCATCGTACTTTTAAGGTCTTACTATTGTTTGAAATGTACCCATAAATTAATACTGATAGTAGTTATTGAATATTCaatggtaattttatttaatttgaatagagAGCGATATTTTTACCTTATATCGTCAAGCTTCATACGGCGACTGTCCAGtctattattcaaaaaactatattcatttaaatgaaactaatattttcggatgtactacgcaatttttattattttaaactacatactcccgacatttcggttactttgcagtaacGGTAGTCACGGACAGACAGTATTTCGTCTAATATACTCGCGAAAGTGTTAGATACTTATCATTATCTACATACCTTTACGGAGagattatgaatgaaaactataaattttttgtacgtaGTTTGGTTATGCAAAATAAGGGTAGAagtaaacgaaaaaaaaattgtattatgagTATGCAACGAAACCTCAAACGTGATGTaccaaaatttttcttttataaattattgtactttgaaaataaaattgataaaaaaataaaaagacacACGTCCTGGGCTCGCTTGTTTcttagtttaaatgaaagctAGTAGAGAAccatataaatgaaacgtaATGTTCAGCTCAGCAAAAGGGAGCTCGTTGATCAATACagtaacaataaaagtttGCGTGTTCAGAACGACCTAACTCTTAACAACTAGGTTTGTATTTTATCATGGTGTTGATAACATTAACCTCTTTATCAACAATATTACACATTAGTCATATttcttagaatattttgaCATCAGAATgagtatagtaataatattgctctttattttattaaagcaaaTGTCGAATGAAAACTCCCCgatcaattttaattcacaGAGTGTAATgttgtttatgttttaaatatcttatctaTGCCAGCTAAAAAGATTACATTACccaatacttaaattttaaaggtcAAAAATTAACTGTTGTTCTTAAGAATAGGTTTTAATGAACaaaacaaatcatttaaaagtGTTTAAATTAACCGTCAGCAGTTATATCGATTACGATAAGCCATATCTTCAATTTACGTTCTTACTTGCcttctttatttaaacatgaCATCAGTGTTTTTTAGCCTTCAgtccaaaataaaattctagtaTAGCTGTCATTCAGTGCAATATAAGTCGAGTGTAAaagcatatatattattcaggtatattttgaatatttcacgtttttgtaattcaattaatctatatataaagcgATTGTACTAACATACCGTGACAATCAAGATTACaacgaaaaagttttaaatacagaGTTCAATTACAAATGCAATGCTAGTTTGACAGTGCGGAGGTGTTAACTTGgctttgttatttgtttaccAAAGTCAATTGAGCATCTTCCTTATCACTACACTCCGTGGGACGGGCGCGGCAAAATAAACGGCGACAAAACGCCCCGCAACCGCATGATTTTTCACAAaccataacaataatttaattcactaaacacaagaAACAAATCAAATCAGAACCACTTATTGCATTCTCACGATAATATCCGCTCGAGTACTAATTTTACAGTGAGCGTCCCAGTTACGTCCAAAGCCAGACCGCACTCGATATAAACTCAGCTCTTTTCCTCTTGCCTTCTAATCTTTTGAAATTTCTATTCGTTATGTTCAAGTGTTATAATAACCGGGATTTTTTCGTATACCtgtaacgtttttttttttaattctaccTGACTTAAGTTAAATGTGCTTAGTTAAGTTATggatgattatatttttaaaatgctgtagcgccatctattgtaATGTAGTGAAAGCTTTGACAATGCCGTTTGACGCCCTCTATAAATGCAATACTTTGATTTAAGTAAAACTATTCCATGTCGAATACAATCTACAGTTGACACATATTTTAAGGAAGTAGTAGGTATCTTATctacaaatacattttcagatcatataaagttttgttttatgtgaAGAAATTACTTTCGAGGCTTCCTCTTTACAATTGGAATTACAATAAAGCTTTCCTTAGGTCCATTAGTTCGAGACAGGAAACATAGATGGCGCTTTTATCAATATCACAATAGAAATGCatgtatgtttaaaacaaattaatatatttttactgaaaCATTAAGAAAAGCAAAAATCCAACATGTTGCGTTTTTTGTCATTGCCGAATTATTGAGGTTTTaacttatgtatttattaaacatattcatttataatataaataaagctcttataaaaatcattaacgcttattaaaatacctttcttaattaaaatatctttcttctactttcatatattgaatgaagtctattatttttataggtggtagagcctagctgtggtcaaataacTACAGCTCAAACATGGGTAGGTttgaccggggaagtaccaccctctcacaagatcggcgtgaagtagtatttaatgactgcgtttcgtccaTGAGTGAGAAAGCCGATTGCGCTTttcctgttcccaccctttcctgtcattccttattcccacacctctcttttcctcaacaactaaggttggcaacgcatccgcaacatctatgttgcggatgtccatggacgACGGTGACTGCTGCtaatcaagtaggccgtctgctcgtttgccaacttttacataaaaaaagggAAACTTTTTATGCGAGTTCCTACAAGGATGCGTTAAGCGTTGGGGCAGGAGGAAGGTTAAAAGAGATAAAGCTAGGGGGATTCCGTGGCTTGGCGACGCATGCGGGCAATCAATTGCgacttgtaagtaatgttaatgAAGTTTGTCTTAAGACTTaaagaaacacaaaaaattccttaaaaatccATTTCCATCCTGTCTCCATTCCAACATgacgaagtttcacttcttcaGCGCGAAGGCAGTCCacgcacaatttttttttgcttatattaatatctagaTAATACCGTAATCAATCATGATGATGATTTTATATCACTGTCTTCCCCTCCATTGCTTTGAAGTTTGAGTCCAGCATTTTCAGTCGGATGTGGACAATAAGCGACATCCGCATTACTTGTTTAGattgatatttcataaaacagtGTGAATTATGATCACTGTATACTGTATAGTAATACTgatctcttttttttaatgttgagTTCAACTAAATGTAAATGttgtaatgaaactaatatttctgGAATACCCTACGCGtgctttaatttttgttaaaataacatactcccgacgtttcggttacttttcagcagccgtgatcacgggcagacgatatGTGAATGTcgaacgtcgggagtatgttattttaacaaaaaataaagcacgcgtagtatatccgaaaaatattagtttcatttaaatgattaaaactcgcggaagtcttagatctcatcaaaTGTAAacgttatttaagttaaactaattctatgtttatttgtcggattaaaacatttcaatgcTATGTAAATACAGTgccaaaaacaaatatctatCACTTAGCAGCTTGGCATATTCGCtcgattttaaagtaaaaaaaaaaaaaaaaatgtattaactttCTCTTTACTTTCTAAAATATAGTGCGAAGTTACGAGAAACACCTTTTTTACGACCCACTATATATTTTCACCATCTTCAAGTGGACATTTGTCGATCGTGGACCACAAATGGCGGTGATTAAAGCAGGTGCTTATCAGGTAAAAGGTAGGCAATAAAAGGGTTCATTTACGTAATAGCATAAATGATCTTACTGATGTTCTTTCTTTGTTACGTGGTGTTAGGAATACAAGAGCGCCTTATCTTTCAAATTACACGTCTCTGCGCGAACG
The genomic region above belongs to Danaus plexippus chromosome 4, MEX_DaPlex, whole genome shotgun sequence and contains:
- the LOC116768670 gene encoding galectin-8-like isoform X2, producing the protein MVCEKSCGCGAFCRRLFCRARPTECSDKEDAQLTLNQLSEARDVKFTQNLTEPLSIGSHIICTGTPSDDLPWFAVNIGCGDPSRSDIAIHFNVRLPQCYVVRNTKRHDKWGMEETTAYRSFPFKIDRPFTIEVLIDEKEALWAIDGEHYCSYAHRNPSPLNATWVQVTGIRDAALKIQKTDIYPTLSPPPLAVPIKSDSNDTIEDEPKWHPNVIATIADGIPEGHQIVIRGRLRPMLHSFTIDLLDVAREWPRGNILLHVNVRAHVQSQMSRQLVVLNAWLGAWGQERRQRTAKLIPGTETTFRIVRGGIVWSVYADDILIGELDFRGSPNGVKAIRIRGDLYPDSVYLSLATSSPIEEKDKPTI
- the LOC116768670 gene encoding galectin-8-like isoform X1, producing MPIEGLKCVNCINMSGIEDGELARDFEYDFAEDALDFENQLSEARDVKFTQNLTEPLSIGSHIICTGTPSDDLPWFAVNIGCGDPSRSDIAIHFNVRLPQCYVVRNTKRHDKWGMEETTAYRSFPFKIDRPFTIEVLIDEKEALWAIDGEHYCSYAHRNPSPLNATWVQVTGIRDAALKIQKTDIYPTLSPPPLAVPIKSDSNDTIEDEPKWHPNVIATIADGIPEGHQIVIRGRLRPMLHSFTIDLLDVAREWPRGNILLHVNVRAHVQSQMSRQLVVLNAWLGAWGQERRQRTAKLIPGTETTFRIVRGGIVWSVYADDILIGELDFRGSPNGVKAIRIRGDLYPDSVYLSLATSSPIEEKDKPTI